CAAACGTAAAGACCATCTTGAAAAGCCTTCCGGCGGCTCGCTACAACAAAGTGCCACTAATTTCGCTTCTAAATCACCATCTGCTTTTTCTTGTATACCTGGCTTGAGGCTCGTCGTTCTAATGCTTCTTCAAAGCCCTCTTTTATAAATCTCTTTTTTACCCTGTCTATTGTCCTTGATCCTACCTTGAGTATCTTACAAATCTCTTCATTGGTAATCTTTGCGTTGTCCGAAAACTCTCCCTTGTCGCAGTTTAATAAAATATAGGCTGCCCTAAAGGATTGAGAACTATGACTCCCTTTATTTATTATTTTTTTTAATTTTTCAACTTGTTTGGCTGAGTTTGATTGTGTATAATATCATATGGTGGTTTTTGCTGCAAAGAAAATAAATATATTACGCCGTATCAAATCTAACATAACACTAGCATATCTAATGCTATATAGTTTGAGTTTATTTTGTTATATAAGATAATTTGTTAAATATTGCAGATGGGCTAAATTTATTTCTAAAACGTAAAATTATTCCTGGAATAATTCCCTTATTTCCAAGTAGAATGATCAATTTTGAAAAAATATTATTCCATATAATTTCTAATTTATTTATTAATGTGCATTCCTTATAAAGATAATTCCACATAAACTTATTTACTGTTAGTTGGAATTGATTGATTAATATTTGTGATGATTTCATGTAGGATACTCCGTCTTGATGTTTTCTGTATTTTACTGTAGGAGATGGTAGGTAGTGTATTTTATGTCCTGATTTTAACACTTTAAACCACATAGGAGCATCTTCTAACAATGGAAATGTGAGATTATATCCCCCTAATTCACGAAATAATACATTTTTCACAAATATACCTACTGTAGAAATGATACGTGGTTTATTTAGATTATTAGAGAATAAAACTAATTGCTCTTGTGCCGTTTTTGATTTTGTGTAAAATTGGGTATTCCCAGTTTTTCGTTCATATAAAATAGATAAATCATCATTGTAAATGTCTACTATAGAATCAAAGATTACTATGGCTGGATTAGTTTGTATGAACTTTATTGCTTGCATTATGCCACTGGAATATAGTATGTCATCTCCTGCAATAAATTTTAGCCATTCTCCTGTTGCTTCAAATAACCCTCGGTTGCAATTTGCCGGAATTCCGGTGTTTCTATCAGAAGTAATCAGTTTTGTTCTAACAAACCTTCCCTTATTTAAATTCAACCAATTCCTGCAACTTTCAACTGTTTCGTCCGTAGAGCAATCATCGCTCACTATTAACTCAATGTTTTGATAGGTTTGGGCTTTAGTACTTTCCAGCGTTTCTACTACATATTTTGCCGAATTATAGGTAATGACAATAATGGAAACCAAAGGATTTTCCTGATTCATAGTGTAGTTGTTACTATTTATGTAAAATTTGGCTCAGCATATTTTTTAAATCCAGCCGTTTATCCAGCTCTTTATATGAATACCAGCCAGACAAAATAATTAAAATACTGCCTACTCCATAAGCATAATGTGTTGGCAGCAATTTAACAACGATAAAACAACCGGAGACAAATAAAAATTGGATAATGAAAATACGAATAAAATCTCTATTAAACGAAAAAGAATACTTTATATGGCTTAATACGTGTACTTGGATTAAATAGATAATATATCCTACCATAAAAGATATTCCTAATCCGGTTAGTCCGTCTAAATTATATCCGATAATATTGAAACCAAATACATATAAGTTGGCAAATAACTCGTTAAAAAAGAACAACTTGGATGCTCCCTTAGCCAATAGAATGAATCCAATGGCCCAACTCGATGCTTTGAACAGCATGCCATATGCTGCCCACAAAATCATGTCGTTAATAGGGGTAAACTTATGGGAATAGAGCAATACAACTACCCAGTGAATAAAAACCAGAAAGATGAGGATGATAGGAGCCAAAATCAAAATAGCTATCTCAGCTTGTTGATTGATGGCTTCTGTACACAACGCATTACTATGGGCTAAAGCCGATAATCGGGGATAGTAATCCATACTCATTGCTGTAAAAATTAATCCTACATAGGTATTGATCATGGCGAATCCTGCATTGTATAATCCTACCTGATCTACTCCGCCAGTCCTGCTTAAATAGACCCGGAAAAGATAAGCGGTTCCGCTTGTGATTAATCCGTTTAAACTGAGCATAAAGCCCATTTTCAACATATCTTTACCTTCCGCTACAGTACGGGCTTTAGATACATAAACAGGTTCGATTTTGATTTTATGGGCATAATACCATGTCAATAATAACGATGTAACCGATGCAATAATAATACCCGGAACAATCCCTTTTAGGCCAAAGAAATAGTATAGGGGGATGGTAGTAAATAGTCCCAGAATGCTACCAATCAGACTGGCTTTAGCCATCTCTTTTACTTTTCGCATTCCACGTAGCACTACATTTTGGCCGGAACTGATTTGACCTAATAGTAAGGTGATGGAAATCCAGATAAAAGCAAAGGTGTAGTTTTTATTACCAAAAGCAAACTGGCTAAGTAATGGAGAAAAGCATAAGGTGATGACAGTGCCTAATAATCCTGTAATCCATATCCATCGACGAAATACTTTGACTACTGTTGCCACTCGTTGGGCATTTCCCGTTCCATATGCGGCCGCAACATCTTTGATGGCGCTTGTTCCTAACCCAAAATCAGCGATACCGGCGATTAGTCCGATTGTGCCGTTTAACAGACCTGCGATTCCCATTCCCACAGGGCCTAAAAGAACGGCTATAAATTTGGTGCGGATTATTGTGATAATGATGCCGACAACTTGCACTCCTCCAAACAGGGAGGTTGCTTTCATGATTTGTCGGTAGGAGGACTGAGAATCGGTCATTAATCGATGAGATGATTTGTGGATTAGTAGATTCGTGGATTTGTAGATTGGTAGATTTAATTTGCTCATCCTCTCATTAACTAATTAACTAATTAACTAATTGTTAATTAGTTAATTTTCGTTTCGTAGCAGCTATAATTGCATTTAATAATTTCTTGATACTTCCTATTTGGTCAATTAATTTCTGTGAAGAAGGATAAGTTTTTGATTTTAAACAAAGTTGAAGCCAATATTCAGTTTCTTCAGCCTCTTTGGCAGCAATTTTAAGCTTATGAACAAAATCCATGATACTTTCCGCATTCTGAGCTTCTTTTCCATTTGCTTCGATGGACGTCCCCGATTTCAGCAGTTGATGAGATAATACATATTTCTTATTATTCTCCAGCTCCTCACAATAATGAATGATATCAAGAGCAAATTCAAAACTCAACTCCAACACTTCATTCCTTTTCTCCATATTCAATCCTCAAATTATCACATCCTCACATTCTCAAATTATCACATCCTCAAATCCTCACATTAGCTAATTAGCTAATTCTCATCTTCTCCAATCATTCAAAATTTCCACCACTCTTTCTATTTCGGAAGTATTCATCACCTGACTTATCGGTAAGCTAAGCACCTCATTGTGTATTTGTTCGGTGATAGGAAATGAAAGAGTATTCCATTCTTTATACGCTAATTGCTTATGCGGAGGGATCGGATAATGGATAAGGGTTTGCACTCCATTTTCTGTTAAGTATTGTTGCAATGCATCTCTGCGGGGTGACAGAATGGGGAAGATATGAAATACGTGAGCATTCCAATCTGTGACAACAGGAAGTTTGATATCCGGATGTTTTATATTCTCTAAGTAATAATGAGCCACGTTGCGTCTTTTCTCATTATCTTCGTCTAAATAGTTCAATTTTACGCGAAGAATTGCTGCTTGAATTTCGTCTAAACGGCTATTGAGCCCTTGATAATTATTTACATATTTCTTTTCGCTGCCATAATTAGCTAAAGCACGCACTACACGAGCCAACTCACCGTTATTCGTAGTGACTGCTCCGGCATCTCCCATTGCACCAAGGTTTTTACCCGGATAGAAACTGTGTCCTGCTGCATCACCCAATGAACCTGTCTTTCTAGGTTCTTGATTCCTGGTTCTTGGTTCTGTATATACACATCCATGTGCCTGCGCGTTATCTTCGATGAGCTTCAAATTGTACTTTTTGCAAATCTCTCCGATTTTTTCAGTGTAGGCACATTGTCCATAGAGATGAACGATCATGATTCCTTTTGTTTTCGGAGTAATTGCTACTTCAATTTTCGTGTCGTTAATCTCCAATGTCTCAATGGAAGGTTCCACTAAAACAGGGACTAATTTGTTGTCTGTAATAGCAAGGATGGATGCGATATAGGTATTTGCCGGCACAATGATTTCGTCGCCTTCGTGCATGATTCCCATTTCTTTGTATGCACGGAGTATTAAACGTAAAGCATCTAATCCATTGGCTACTCCCACACAATAAGTGGTGCCAATATAACCGGCATACTCCTTTTCAAACGTTTTTACTTCATTCCCAAGAAGATACCAACCACTGGCGAGTACTCGGTCAATCGAGTGTTCAATATCAACTGAATATTTATCATTTATTCTTTTTAGAGATAAAAATTCAATTTCCCTATGTTCATTGATCAAATAATTAAATGTTTCAACCGGAGTCATCGCCAATTCGGAATTTGCAAGAAATTGCTTATCGGAAGTTATTATTTTTGCATTACAGGCTTTAGCGGAGAGCTCTATCAAGTAATCTTCTATATCTATAATAGCTAACTTATGATTCAAGTCAACATAAGAAGGCGTTTTAATTATTCTCAACCGAGCTTCAATTTCTAAATAGTCAGCCTCATATTGAGGGTAATTGCGCATAACTACATAGCGCAAATTATGTAATTGGCTTGATGAAATAGCTGCATATCCTTTGTCTAACAAAAAATACAATAAATTAAGTTGCAGTCCGAAATTTGACGAACGGCGAGCTATCAGATCAAGTACAAAATTATTATCGAGTATAAATAGCATTTCTTCTTGGTATGGTAATTAATACACTCATCAATTCATCCATTGAATTGACTGGATTTATATTAAGTTTCTCAAAATAAATAGACTGATAGGATTCCAAAGACTCTGAAACGATATTTCTTTCCTGTTTTTCAAGGTATCGTTCCATAATCATGGCTCCCCGTAATGCTTTATAGTCCATATTTATAAAGTCTTTATCTGTTACGCTTATATCCACCTGTAATTCATTCTTTGGTATATCGCCGTAGCCTGGTAGCTCAATTAAATACCAATCATCATGTTGGTGTATGACTGTAGTCTTCATACGTTTATTTTTGTTTTATACTAATGTTAAGGATGTATGGAACTCGCCAAAGCAATATCTACTTAAGCATGAATTGTTTGATGGCTTGTTTCATTTGTTTTACCATTTATAGATTGTCAAAGGGAAACTATTCATTATGAATTTCCATTCCAAAAACACTTCTGGTTCGCAGCGTTTCTTATTATTTTTTTACTGTTAATCTGTATATTAAAAAACAACCTTCTCTTATTAGCTCTGCAATATATTGGGCGTTGATTTGTTGAAGGTCAAGAAATTTTGTCATAAGATTCTATCATTGTGTTAATTTTCTCTCTTATCGATAAATAATCCTCTGGAAAATAATGTCCCAAAAGATCTATTTCTGTTTCTCCAATCATTTTTACTCCAAATTTTTTATGGAACTCAATAACTTTAATATTTTGCTTTCTGATATCCATATGGCAACGCTTAAACCCTAGTGTAAAAAATGCAAAATCATAAATTAGTAAAGCGCATTCTAAAGCAGCATATCTCGTTTTATTCTCATTTAAGATCCAACTTCCCCAACTAAATGACTCTCTATCACCTATAAAATCATATATTCTAACGGTTCCAATAGGTAGAGAGTCTGAATTTCGGCAAATTATAAAATAAAACTCTTGTTCTAGTGCTTCTCTTTTTTTATAGTCTGCCAACCAACGCTCTTGTTCTGATAAATTATCATCAACTCTTGATAAATACTTGCTATAATTATTATTTATCCGTAAGGATAGTATAAATTCCGCATCAGATTGTTCGACCAAACGCAAAAAAATTGTTTTACTTTTTAGTTCCATATGTTTCAGATTAGAGCACCATTAATATCAATAGCTGTGCCATTGACATATTCGGTTTGAATTAAATACTTTGCTGTATTATATACTTCCTCTGGGTTACAAAACCTACCGGCAGGTATTTGCGCTTTCATCTTTTCTTGATACGTAATAGGTACATCATTCACTCCCATCCCTAAATTTACATAACCTAAATTAATCGCATTTATTGTAATACCTTTCGATGCGTTTTCAGCAGCTAATGATTTAGTTAAACCTAATAATCCTGCTTTGGAAGCTGCGTACGCACTAACACCTGGTGTTGGTAAAATGGCAATAACCGAAGAAAAATTGATAATCCGGCCATAGCCTTGCTCTCGCATTAAAGGAAGAAGTGCATGGATCATATTAAAACTCCCTTTTAGATTCACATCTATAACACGTTCCCATTTTTCAATATCAGCCTTATGCGCAAATGAAGTGTATGAGATGCCAGCACAATTCAACAAGATAATTTTGGATAAAGACTCCTTAATGGAATCTATCATTGTCTCCACAGCTTTACTATCTGAAACATCCACTTTAAAGTAATCTTGTTTATCCTCTTCAAAACCTTTAATTGTGGAATTGTAAGTCCCGATTACATTTTCTCCATCTAGTTTAAACCGGGTAAACAAATATCTTCCTATTCCTTTAGATGCACCAGTTATAATTATCATATTATGCCCATTTTATGATGGATGCTCCATATGTCCAACCACTACCTACAGCTGCAAACAACACAATATTCCCTTTTTTTAGCTTCCCTGATTTATTTACTTCATCCAACAGAATGGGAATAGTTGCTCCAGATGTATTGGCATATTTATCCATATTGGTCATTACTTTCTCAAAAGGCAACCCAATAATTTCTGCCGTTTTTTGAAGTATACGAATGCTTGGCTGATGCGGAATCATAATATCTATATCATCAATTGTTAGCCCGGTATCCCGCAATACCTGATTAATGGCTTTAGGTAAGGCAATAGTGGCTGATGCAAAAACTGCTTTCCCATTCATTTGAAAATATTGTTCATCCATGTTGTCTGGAGTCAAGGGAATTTCCGACCCTCCTCCGGGAATGGTAAAGCCCAACATTTCATTGCTTGTATCGGTATATAATCGATAGGCCAGAAAACCTTCTGTTACATTGGCCGATGTCACTACGGCCGCGCCTGCTCCATCTCCGAAAAAAATAGCATCCCTGCGCCTCCAATCTGTAATTTTGGAGAAGGTATCAGCTCCAACGACCAAAACGTTATTATATACTCCTGAAGCAATATATTGACTGGCAACTGACATCCCAAACAAAAACCCGCTACAAACTGCTGTTAAATCAAATGCGGCTGCATTAAAAGCATTTAATTTATGTTGCACAAAAGCAGCTGTTGATGGGGCTTTCCGATCCGAAGTTGAAGTAGCAACTATGATTAAATCAATATCCTCACTTTTTAACCCTGCATCCTCAATCGCCCGCTGACCGGCTATGGTTGCCAAATCACTCGTCGCCTGTTCCGGTGATGCAATATGCCTTTCTTTTATACCTACATTGTCATAAACCCATTGTGCAGTTGTAGGTAGTATCGTTTCCAAATACTCATTCGTGTAAATAGTTTCCGGAACATATGACCCGGTACCTAATATCTTTACGTTGCGAACTAATTGTTTCATAATGTCATATTTTATAAAATCATATAGTTTTTATATCTTATAAATTCATCATATTCTCTGATATAATCCTCTGCATCATACGCATGTGACGCTAACACTAAACAGACAGAGCCGGATGAAAATCCTTGCTCTGATGACCAAATACCCGGTGGAACATGTAGTCCGT
The sequence above is drawn from the Microbacter margulisiae genome and encodes:
- a CDS encoding glycosyltransferase family 2 protein, with the translated sequence MNQENPLVSIIVITYNSAKYVVETLESTKAQTYQNIELIVSDDCSTDETVESCRNWLNLNKGRFVRTKLITSDRNTGIPANCNRGLFEATGEWLKFIAGDDILYSSGIMQAIKFIQTNPAIVIFDSIVDIYNDDLSILYERKTGNTQFYTKSKTAQEQLVLFSNNLNKPRIISTVGIFVKNVLFRELGGYNLTFPLLEDAPMWFKVLKSGHKIHYLPSPTVKYRKHQDGVSYMKSSQILINQFQLTVNKFMWNYLYKECTLINKLEIIWNNIFSKLIILLGNKGIIPGIILRFRNKFSPSAIFNKLSYITK
- a CDS encoding O-antigen translocase, which translates into the protein MKATSLFGGVQVVGIIITIIRTKFIAVLLGPVGMGIAGLLNGTIGLIAGIADFGLGTSAIKDVAAAYGTGNAQRVATVVKVFRRWIWITGLLGTVITLCFSPLLSQFAFGNKNYTFAFIWISITLLLGQISSGQNVVLRGMRKVKEMAKASLIGSILGLFTTIPLYYFFGLKGIVPGIIIASVTSLLLTWYYAHKIKIEPVYVSKARTVAEGKDMLKMGFMLSLNGLITSGTAYLFRVYLSRTGGVDQVGLYNAGFAMINTYVGLIFTAMSMDYYPRLSALAHSNALCTEAINQQAEIAILILAPIILIFLVFIHWVVVLLYSHKFTPINDMILWAAYGMLFKASSWAIGFILLAKGASKLFFFNELFANLYVFGFNIIGYNLDGLTGLGISFMVGYIIYLIQVHVLSHIKYSFSFNRDFIRIFIIQFLFVSGCFIVVKLLPTHYAYGVGSILIILSGWYSYKELDKRLDLKNMLSQILHK
- a CDS encoding four helix bundle protein yields the protein MEKRNEVLELSFEFALDIIHYCEELENNKKYVLSHQLLKSGTSIEANGKEAQNAESIMDFVHKLKIAAKEAEETEYWLQLCLKSKTYPSSQKLIDQIGSIKKLLNAIIAATKRKLTN
- a CDS encoding DegT/DnrJ/EryC1/StrS family aminotransferase, translated to MTPVETFNYLINEHREIEFLSLKRINDKYSVDIEHSIDRVLASGWYLLGNEVKTFEKEYAGYIGTTYCVGVANGLDALRLILRAYKEMGIMHEGDEIIVPANTYIASILAITDNKLVPVLVEPSIETLEINDTKIEVAITPKTKGIMIVHLYGQCAYTEKIGEICKKYNLKLIEDNAQAHGCVYTEPRTRNQEPRKTGSLGDAAGHSFYPGKNLGAMGDAGAVTTNNGELARVVRALANYGSEKKYVNNYQGLNSRLDEIQAAILRVKLNYLDEDNEKRRNVAHYYLENIKHPDIKLPVVTDWNAHVFHIFPILSPRRDALQQYLTENGVQTLIHYPIPPHKQLAYKEWNTLSFPITEQIHNEVLSLPISQVMNTSEIERVVEILNDWRR
- a CDS encoding GNAT family N-acetyltransferase — protein: MELKSKTIFLRLVEQSDAEFILSLRINNNYSKYLSRVDDNLSEQERWLADYKKREALEQEFYFIICRNSDSLPIGTVRIYDFIGDRESFSWGSWILNENKTRYAALECALLIYDFAFFTLGFKRCHMDIRKQNIKVIEFHKKFGVKMIGETEIDLLGHYFPEDYLSIREKINTMIESYDKIS
- a CDS encoding SDR family NAD(P)-dependent oxidoreductase: MIIITGASKGIGRYLFTRFKLDGENVIGTYNSTIKGFEEDKQDYFKVDVSDSKAVETMIDSIKESLSKIILLNCAGISYTSFAHKADIEKWERVIDVNLKGSFNMIHALLPLMREQGYGRIINFSSVIAILPTPGVSAYAASKAGLLGLTKSLAAENASKGITINAINLGYVNLGMGVNDVPITYQEKMKAQIPAGRFCNPEEVYNTAKYLIQTEYVNGTAIDINGALI
- a CDS encoding 3-oxoacyl-ACP synthase III family protein produces the protein MKQLVRNVKILGTGSYVPETIYTNEYLETILPTTAQWVYDNVGIKERHIASPEQATSDLATIAGQRAIEDAGLKSEDIDLIIVATSTSDRKAPSTAAFVQHKLNAFNAAAFDLTAVCSGFLFGMSVASQYIASGVYNNVLVVGADTFSKITDWRRRDAIFFGDGAGAAVVTSANVTEGFLAYRLYTDTSNEMLGFTIPGGGSEIPLTPDNMDEQYFQMNGKAVFASATIALPKAINQVLRDTGLTIDDIDIMIPHQPSIRILQKTAEIIGLPFEKVMTNMDKYANTSGATIPILLDEVNKSGKLKKGNIVLFAAVGSGWTYGASIIKWA